One stretch of Glycine soja cultivar W05 chromosome 7, ASM419377v2, whole genome shotgun sequence DNA includes these proteins:
- the LOC114418800 gene encoding probable esterase PIR7A — protein sequence MIKQLTILAENNIRSVDKAKEKTKTQFLYSKVINEGKKNKAKILKMCKRERYFLPFLVALVLFFLSFCVNGMHFVLVHGGLHGAWCWYKVANKLKSEGHNVTTLDMAACGVNPKQRQEVHSVSEYNEPLMTFMASLPPEEKVILVGHSLGGLSASIAMENYPEKISVAVFITATVVSQNLTYPAFLQERRRRLISLNLDEFFILDGVNKAPILSSLGVELLASRFYQLTSNEDLTLAFCLVRPLPPITSDVKLLMKQTAVTKYKNGRVSKVFIISEKDNLHTEDFQRWVIESTGPYAEVKVIKDSDHMVMFSKPKKLSFELLKIAYKY from the exons aTGATTAAACAATTAACTATTCTAGCTGAAAACAACATTAGATCAGTAGACAAAGCAAAAGAGAAGACCAAGACTCAGTTTCTATATAGCAAAGTCATCaatgaaggaaagaaaaacaaggccAAAATTTTGAAGATGTGTAAACGGGAGAGATActttttgccttttttggtgGCCCTTGTCTTATTTTTTCTGTCTTTTTGTGTTAATGGTATGCATTTTGTGCTGGTCCATGGAGGCCTTCATGGTGCATGGTGTTGGTATAAGGTGGCCAATAAGCTGAAATCTGAAGGTCACAATGTCACAACTCTAGACATGGCTGCTTGTGGTGTCAATCCAAAGCAAAGGCAAGAGGTTCATTCAGTTTCAGAGTACAATGAGCCTTTGATGACATTCATGGCCTCTCTTCCTCCAGAGGAAAAGGTGATTCTTGTTGGTCACAGTCTTGGTGGGCTATCAGCATCTATTGCCATGGAAAATTACCCTGAGAAAATCTCTGTTGCAGTTTTCATCACTGCCACTGTTGTCTCTCAAAATCTCACCTACCCAGCTTTTCTTCAAGAG AGAAGGAGAAGATTGATTTCCCTTAACTTGGACGAATTTTTCATATTGGATGGGGTTAACAAAGCTCCAATTCTTTCATCGCTTGGAGTTGAATTATTAGCATCCAGATTCTATCAATTGACATCaaatgag GATTTGACACTTGCTTTCTGTCTAGTGAGACCTTTACCTCCCATTACAAGCGATGTTAAATTATTGATGAAACAAACTGCAGTTACAAAGTACAAGAATGGAAGGGTATCTAAAGTCTTCATCATCAGTGAAAAAGATAATTTGCACACAGAGGACTTTCAAAGGTGGGTAATTGAAAGCACCGGTCCATATGCTGAGGTGAAAGTGATAAAGGATTCAGATCATATGGTCATGTTTTCCAAACCAAAAAAGCTTAGCTTTGAACTATTAAAGATTGCTTACAAATATTGA